One window of the Triticum dicoccoides isolate Atlit2015 ecotype Zavitan chromosome 3B, WEW_v2.0, whole genome shotgun sequence genome contains the following:
- the LOC119278308 gene encoding probable cinnamyl alcohol dehydrogenase 1, whose protein sequence is MAAASESGNCSAWAAKDPSGVLSPHSFNRRTVRHDDVSLRITHCGVCYADVIWTKNRHNDSVYPLVPGHEIAGVVTEVGSDVKGFKLGDHVAVGTYVNSCRDCDNCNSFLENHCSKFVFTFNGVDTDGTVTKGGYSSHIVVHERYCYKIPDGYPLEKAAPLVCAGITVYSPMMRHNMNQPGKSLGVIGLGGLGHMAVKFGKAFGLKVTVLSTSESKRDEAISLLGADNFVVSSDKTQMESLKNSLDFIVDTASGDHPFDPYLALLKVRGLMALVGFPGEIRVHPATLNLGARTLSGSVTGGTKDTQEMINFCAANKIYPDIEVIKIDYINEALERLVNRDVRYRFVIDIESSLK, encoded by the exons ATGGCTGCTGCATCCGAGAGTGGCAACTGCAGTGCTTGGGCGGCAAAAGATCCTTCTGGAGTACTCTCCCCACACAGTTTCAACCGTAG GACTGTACGACATGACGATGTTTCTTTGAGGATCACGCATTGTGGTGTCTGTTACGCTGATGTTATCTGGACAAAAAATAGGCACAATGACTCGGTGTACCCTTTAGTCCCTGG GCATGAAATTGCTGGAGTTGTAACTGAGGTTGGTTCAGATGTCAAGGGCTTCAAACTGGGCGACCATGTGGCTGTTGGGACATATGTCAACTCATGCCGTGACTGTGACAACTGCAATAGCTTCCTCGAGAACCACTGCTCAAAATTTGTTTTCACTTTCAATGGTGTTGATACGGACGGTACTGTCACGAAGGGAGGATATTCCAGTCACATTGTTGTTCATGAACG GTATTGCTATAAAATACCTGATGGCTACCCACTGGAAAAGGCCGCACCTTTAGTTTGTGCTGGGATCACTGTGTACAGTCCGATGATGCGACATAACATGAACCAGCCAGGAAAGTCACTCGGTGTCATTGGTCTCGGTGGGTTGGGTCACATGGCAGTGAAATTTGGGAAAGCCTTTGGACTGAAGGTGACTGTTCTTAGTACAAGTGAATCGAAAAGAGATGAAGCAATCAGCCTTCTTGGTGCAGATAACTTTGTGGTATCATCAGATAAAACACAGATGGAG TCCTTGAAAAATTCTCTGGATTTCATTGTCGATACTGCCTCTGGTGACCACCCATTCGACCCTTATCTTGCGCTTCTGAAAGTTCGTGGCCTAATGGCACTAGTTGGCTTTCCTGGAGAAATCAGAGTGCATCCTGCAACACTTAATCTCG GTGCACGGACTTTATCTGGTAGTGTAACCGGAGGCACAAAGGATACCCAGGAGATGATAAACTTCTGCGCGGCAAACAAAATCTACCCAGATATTGAGGTTATAAAGATAGACTACATCAACGAGGCTCTCGAGAGGCTTGTCAACCGGGATGTGAGGTACCGGTTTGTAATCGACATAGAGAGCTCTTTAAAGTAA